The Peromyscus maniculatus bairdii isolate BWxNUB_F1_BW_parent chromosome 6, HU_Pman_BW_mat_3.1, whole genome shotgun sequence genome has a segment encoding these proteins:
- the Tspan5 gene encoding tetraspanin-5 isoform X3, whose translation MFILGFAGCIGALRENTFLLKFFSVFLGIIFFLELTAGVLAFVFKDWIKDQLYFFINNNIRAYRDDIDLQNLIDFTQEYWQCCGAFGADDWNLNIYFNCTDSNASRERCGVPFSCCTKDPAEDVINTQCGYDARQKPEVDQQIVIYTKGCVPQFEKWLQDNLTIVAGIFIGIALLQIFGICLAQNLVSDIEAVRASW comes from the exons ATGTTCATTCTGGGGTTTGCAGGGTGCATCGGAGCACTTCGGGAAAACACCTTCCTTCTCAAGTTC TTTTCTGTGTTCCTGGGGATTATtttcttcctggaactcactgccgGGGTGTTGGCGTTTGTTTTCAAAGACTGGATCAAAGACCAGCTCTATTTCTTTATTAACAACAACATCAGGGCTTACAGAGATGACATTGACTTGCAGAACCTCATAGACTTCACCCAGGAATAC TGGCAGTGCTGTGGGGCTTTTGGAGCTGATGATTGGAACCTAAATATTTACTTCAATTGCACAGATTCCAATGCAAGCCGAGAGCGATGCGGCGTGCCGTTCTCCTGCTGTACTAAAGACCCCGCG gAAGATGTCATCAACACTCAGTGTGGCTACGATGCCAGGCAAAAACCA GAAGTTGACCAACAGATTGTAATCTACACGAAAGGCTGCGTGCCCCAGTTTGAGAAGTGGCTACAGGACAATTTAACCATCGTGGCTGGTATTTTCATAGGCATTGCATTGCTGCAG aTTTTTGGGATATGCCTGGCACAGAACTTGGTGAGTGACATTGAAGCTGTCAGGGCTAGCTGGTAG